In Iodobacter fluviatilis, the DNA window ACATGTGGAAAAACGCTTAAAAATTCTGGGAAGCTTTCACCATCCAGATGCAAATTACCTGCATGCGATTCACTGTTTTCTACAAACACCCTTGCCATGGCGCTAAAGAATTCTGTTCCGACTAACTCCACTACCGTAGGGTAGGTATTCGCAAGATTATTGCTGCGATTGGCCCATGTATTATTGCGATACACTTCTAAAAAAGGCAGGCTGCGGGCCAATACTGATTGCGGCTGATAATCTGTGTTTTTATATATCTGGCTGAAGTCTTTTAATGCAGCAAGGTAATTCATGCGATTGCCCCCATGCTGTGCGGATGGTGAGCAATTTGCGCTTTTAGTTTGCCGTATTCATCCAGTAGGCCAGAGAGCGGCGGCAGATTAGTATCCCGTTCCAGCAGCACAGGTTTGGGGCCGGTAAGCCTGAGGGCGTCTTCCAGCAGCTTCCAAACCGCTTCACAAACGGGCGCGCCGTGGGTGTCGATCACGAGGCCATCGCAATACTCAAAGCCTGCTACATGGATTTCGGCTACGCGGTGCAATGGCAGTCTTGCCAGCTCAGCTCTTGCGTCAATGCCATGATTAAGCTGATTGACATGCATATTGTTTACATCAAGCAAGAGGCCGCAGCCGGTGCGGGCCACTAATTCGGCCAGTAGCTCGGCCTCGCTGAGCATTTCATCGCTAAAGGCAATATAACTGGATACGTTTTCCAGCAAAATAATGCGTTTTAAGCGGCTTTGTACCAGATCGATATGGGCGCAAAGGTGATCAATCGCACCGGCATAACGCGGCACGGGCAAAAG includes these proteins:
- the bufB gene encoding MNIO family bufferin maturase: MTTLPIHAGLGLRSPHLAKVLATRPNVAWWEVHSENYFGGGAAPAALEKIRRDYPVSLHGVGLGLGNAEPPEARHLTQLAELAERIQPAAISEHLAWNRYGDVWFNDLLPVPRYAGAIDHLCAHIDLVQSRLKRIILLENVSSYIAFSDEMLSEAELLAELVARTGCGLLLDVNNMHVNQLNHGIDARAELARLPLHRVAEIHVAGFEYCDGLVIDTHGAPVCEAVWKLLEDALRLTGPKPVLLERDTNLPPLSGLLDEYGKLKAQIAHHPHSMGAIA